The following are encoded together in the Streptomyces flavofungini genome:
- a CDS encoding YlbL family protein: MPRRTATMLASTLMLIALLCAGVLIKVPYSEMSPGPTVNTLGDHDGEPVLRISGRKTYPTSGHLNMTTVRVTSADYKMNLPEAVYGWLAHDNIVVPHDTLYPNGKTEQQSTQENAEEFSQSQESAKVAALKELKIPVKSQVVVSSVYKDSPAEGRLHAGDVIRSVDGKPVKEFTDVAELVRKHEPGEQVVFGIVPVKEAAAAEKAGKRPAVTEEVKITTTKAEEDPKIAMVGIKAGTDHTYPFTIDIKLADVGGPSAGLMFALGIVDKLTPGDLTGGKFVAGTGTIEDNGKVGPIGGIEMKTVGARDKGAEYFLTPKDNCASAASDVPDGLTLVKVNTIEDAVKSLKAISKGDTADLPKCTTKS, encoded by the coding sequence ATGCCACGCCGCACTGCGACGATGCTCGCCTCCACCCTGATGCTGATCGCGCTGCTCTGCGCCGGAGTGCTCATCAAAGTGCCGTACTCGGAGATGTCCCCGGGGCCGACGGTGAACACCCTGGGCGACCACGACGGCGAGCCGGTGCTGCGGATCTCGGGCCGCAAGACGTACCCGACGAGCGGCCACCTGAACATGACGACGGTCAGGGTCACCAGCGCCGACTACAAGATGAACCTCCCGGAGGCCGTGTACGGCTGGCTGGCGCACGACAACATCGTCGTGCCGCACGACACCCTGTACCCGAACGGCAAGACCGAGCAGCAGTCGACGCAGGAGAACGCGGAGGAGTTCAGCCAGTCCCAGGAGAGCGCCAAGGTCGCCGCCCTGAAGGAGCTGAAGATCCCCGTGAAGTCGCAGGTGGTCGTCTCCAGCGTCTACAAGGACAGCCCCGCCGAGGGCAGGCTGCACGCCGGTGACGTCATCAGGAGCGTCGACGGCAAGCCCGTGAAGGAGTTCACGGACGTCGCCGAACTCGTCAGGAAGCACGAGCCGGGCGAGCAGGTCGTGTTCGGGATCGTCCCTGTCAAGGAGGCGGCCGCCGCGGAGAAGGCCGGGAAGCGTCCTGCCGTGACCGAGGAAGTGAAGATCACCACGACCAAGGCCGAGGAAGACCCCAAGATCGCGATGGTCGGCATCAAGGCCGGGACCGACCACACGTACCCGTTCACCATCGACATCAAGCTCGCCGACGTGGGCGGGCCGAGCGCCGGGCTGATGTTCGCCCTCGGCATCGTCGACAAGCTCACGCCGGGCGACCTCACCGGCGGCAAGTTCGTCGCCGGTACCGGCACCATCGAGGACAACGGCAAGGTCGGCCCGATCGGCGGCATCGAGATGAAGACCGTCGGCGCGCGCGACAAGGGCGCCGAGTACTTCCTGACGCCGAAGGACAACTGCGCGTCCGCCGCGAGCGACGTCCCGGACGGGCTCACGCTGGTCAAGGTGAACACCATCGAGGACGCCGTGAAGTCGCTGAAGGCCATCAGCAAGGGCGACACCGCCGACCTGCCGAAGTGCACCACGAAGAGCTGA
- a CDS encoding catalase, with protein sequence MTQGPLTTEAGAPVADNQNSETAGVGGPVLVQDQALLEKLAHFNRERIPERVVHARGAGAYGTFTVTADVTKYTRAAFLSEVGKETETFLRFSTVAGNLGAADAVRDPRGFALKFYTEEGNYDLVGNNTPVFFIKDAIKFPDFIHTQKRDPYTGSQEADNVWDFWGLSPESTHQVTWLFGDRGIPASYRHMNGYGSHTYQWTNEAGEVFWVKYHFKTDQGIKNLTAADAEVLAGKDPDSHQRDLRESIERGEFPSWTVQVQIMPAAEAADYRFNPFDLTKVWPHEDYPPIEIGKLELNRNPENVFAEVEQSIFSPAHFVPGIGPSPDKMLQGRLFAYGDAHRYRVGINADHLPVNRPHATEARTNSRDGFLYDGRHKGAKNYEPNSFGGPFQTDRALWASTPVSGGTGNHEAPSHAEDDDFVQAGNLYRLMSEGEKARLIENLAGSIAGVSRDDIAERAIANFRQADGDFGKRLEAAVQALRG encoded by the coding sequence GTGACGCAGGGACCCCTCACGACCGAGGCAGGCGCACCGGTCGCGGACAACCAGAACAGCGAGACCGCGGGCGTCGGCGGACCGGTCCTGGTGCAGGACCAGGCGCTGCTCGAGAAGCTCGCCCACTTCAACCGCGAGCGCATCCCGGAGCGCGTCGTGCACGCGCGGGGCGCGGGCGCCTACGGCACCTTCACGGTGACCGCGGACGTCACGAAGTACACGCGTGCCGCGTTCCTCTCCGAGGTCGGCAAGGAGACGGAGACCTTCCTCCGCTTCTCCACGGTGGCCGGCAACCTGGGCGCGGCGGACGCGGTGCGCGACCCGCGCGGCTTCGCGCTGAAGTTCTACACCGAGGAGGGCAACTACGACCTCGTCGGCAACAACACCCCGGTGTTCTTCATCAAGGACGCCATCAAGTTCCCGGACTTCATCCACACCCAGAAGCGCGACCCGTACACGGGCTCCCAGGAGGCCGACAACGTCTGGGACTTCTGGGGCCTGAGCCCGGAGAGCACGCACCAGGTGACCTGGCTGTTCGGCGACCGCGGCATCCCGGCGTCGTACCGCCACATGAACGGCTACGGCTCGCACACGTACCAGTGGACGAACGAGGCCGGCGAGGTCTTCTGGGTCAAGTACCACTTCAAGACCGACCAGGGCATCAAGAACCTGACCGCCGCGGACGCCGAGGTCCTCGCGGGCAAGGACCCGGACTCCCACCAGCGCGATCTGCGCGAGTCCATCGAGCGCGGCGAGTTCCCGTCCTGGACCGTGCAGGTGCAGATCATGCCCGCGGCCGAGGCGGCGGACTACCGCTTCAACCCCTTCGACCTCACCAAGGTCTGGCCGCACGAGGACTACCCGCCGATCGAGATCGGCAAGCTGGAGCTCAACCGCAACCCGGAGAACGTCTTCGCGGAGGTCGAGCAGTCCATCTTCAGCCCCGCCCACTTCGTGCCGGGCATCGGTCCGTCGCCGGACAAGATGCTCCAGGGCCGCCTGTTCGCGTACGGCGACGCCCACCGGTACCGCGTCGGCATCAACGCCGACCACCTCCCGGTGAACCGCCCGCACGCCACCGAGGCGCGCACGAACAGCCGGGACGGCTTCCTGTACGACGGCCGCCACAAGGGTGCGAAGAACTACGAGCCGAACAGCTTCGGCGGCCCCTTCCAGACGGACCGCGCGCTGTGGGCGTCCACGCCCGTCAGCGGCGGCACCGGCAACCACGAGGCGCCCAGCCACGCCGAGGACGACGACTTCGTGCAGGCGGGCAACCTCTACCGGCTGATGTCGGAGGGCGAGAAGGCGCGGCTGATCGAGAACCTCGCGGGCAGCATCGCGGGCGTGTCGCGCGATGACATCGCCGAGCGCGCCATCGCCAACTTCCGGCAGGCGGACGGTGACTTCGGCAAGCGCCTGGAGGCCGCGGTCCAGGCCCTCCGCGGCTGA
- a CDS encoding molybdenum cofactor biosynthesis protein MoaE, whose protein sequence is MARNPMDHPGEQAGAEPIRLLAIRDTPLSLDEVFQAVGDDSAGGTALFVGTVRDHDGGADVDELGYSSHPSAEAELRRVAEKVVADYPVRALAAVHRVGDLAVGDLAVVVAVSCPHRAEAFAACRKLIDDLKHEVPIWKHQRFSDGQEEWVGATG, encoded by the coding sequence ATGGCGCGTAATCCGATGGACCACCCCGGTGAGCAGGCTGGTGCCGAGCCGATTCGGCTGCTGGCGATCCGGGACACCCCGCTATCGCTCGACGAGGTCTTCCAGGCCGTCGGGGACGACTCCGCGGGCGGGACGGCGCTGTTCGTCGGGACGGTGCGCGACCACGACGGCGGCGCGGACGTGGACGAGCTGGGCTACTCCAGCCACCCCAGCGCCGAGGCCGAGCTGCGCCGGGTCGCGGAGAAGGTCGTCGCCGACTACCCCGTGCGCGCCCTGGCCGCCGTGCACCGGGTCGGCGACCTCGCCGTGGGAGACCTCGCGGTCGTGGTCGCGGTGTCCTGCCCGCACCGGGCCGAGGCCTTCGCCGCCTGCCGCAAGCTGATCGACGACCTCAAGCACGAGGTGCCGATCTGGAAGCACCAGCGGTTCTCGGACGGCCAGGAGGAGTGGGTGGGAGCCACCGGGTAA
- a CDS encoding SDR family oxidoreductase produces MSSPDPQVRAARNPEDPTPPEAGTGLDAESTGEAPPSVVPLRDGSSSAAPRGPVVAVTGAATGVGAQLTERLAASEEIKQVVAIDERRGECARAQWHILDVRDPAIAEKLRGVDVVVHLALDLDLETDAAARTAYNVRGTQTVLTAAAAAGVHRVVLCTSAMVYGALADNELPLSEDAELRATAEATGVGDLLEIERLARRAPRAHPGLNVTVVRPAILVGGTDTALTRYFESPRLLVVAGSRPAWQFCHIDDLCSALEYAVVEKVEGDLAVGCDGWLEQEEVEELSGIRRMELPSTVALGAAARLHRIGLTPSPAGDLAYTMYPWVVSVSRLHDAGWRPQWTNEEVLAELLEEVAGRRTVAGRRLGRKDATAAGAAGATVALLGTAALVRRARKARRRL; encoded by the coding sequence GTGAGTTCCCCAGATCCACAGGTTCGCGCAGCGCGAAACCCCGAAGACCCGACGCCGCCCGAGGCCGGCACAGGGCTGGACGCCGAGTCGACGGGGGAGGCGCCACCCTCGGTGGTGCCGCTGCGCGACGGCTCCTCGTCCGCGGCCCCGCGCGGCCCCGTCGTCGCCGTCACCGGCGCGGCCACGGGCGTGGGCGCGCAGCTCACCGAGCGCCTTGCCGCGTCCGAGGAGATCAAGCAGGTCGTGGCCATCGACGAGCGCCGCGGTGAGTGCGCGCGGGCGCAGTGGCACATCCTCGACGTCCGGGACCCGGCGATCGCCGAGAAGCTGCGCGGCGTGGACGTCGTCGTGCACCTGGCGCTCGACCTCGACCTGGAGACCGACGCCGCGGCCCGCACCGCGTACAACGTGCGGGGCACGCAGACCGTCCTCACGGCAGCCGCCGCCGCGGGCGTGCACCGGGTCGTCCTGTGCACCTCGGCGATGGTCTACGGAGCGCTCGCCGACAACGAACTGCCCCTCTCCGAAGACGCCGAACTGCGGGCGACCGCGGAGGCGACGGGCGTCGGCGACCTCCTGGAGATCGAGCGGCTCGCCCGCCGGGCGCCGCGCGCCCATCCCGGTCTGAACGTCACCGTGGTGCGGCCCGCCATCCTCGTCGGCGGCACCGACACCGCGCTGACCAGGTATTTCGAGTCGCCGCGGCTTCTGGTCGTGGCCGGGTCGCGGCCCGCGTGGCAGTTCTGCCACATCGACGACCTGTGCAGCGCGCTGGAGTACGCCGTCGTGGAGAAGGTCGAAGGGGATCTGGCCGTCGGGTGCGACGGGTGGCTGGAGCAGGAGGAGGTCGAGGAGCTGAGCGGCATCCGGCGCATGGAGCTGCCCTCCACCGTCGCCCTCGGAGCCGCGGCCCGGCTCCACCGGATCGGCCTCACGCCGTCCCCGGCGGGGGACCTCGCCTACACGATGTATCCGTGGGTCGTCAGCGTCAGCCGGCTGCACGACGCCGGGTGGCGGCCGCAGTGGACCAACGAGGAGGTCCTCGCGGAGCTGCTCGAGGAGGTCGCCGGGCGGCGGACCGTCGCGGGGCGGCGGCTCGGGCGCAAGGACGCCACGGCTGCGGGGGCCGCGGGGGCGACGGTGGCTCTGCTGGGTACGGCCGCCTTGGTGCGGCGGGCCCGGAAGGCTCGGCGTCGGCTCTAG
- a CDS encoding UPF0182 family membrane protein, translating into MPDRGGGPTGPRIRVGRPSRRVRTLLMTLGVLAVLAMAFVMFAGFWTDWLWYRSVGYSSVFTTTLWTKIGLFFVFGLIMAAAVGVNIWLAHRLRPPLSAMSMEQQSLDRYRMAIAPYKKWLLIGITALVGLIAGASAAGQWRTWLMWVNGVPFHQKDPQFHLDVAFFAFDLPWYRFLLGFGFAAAVLSVIAAALTHYLYGGLRITSPGGRATAAATGHLSVLIGIFVALKAVAYWLDRYGLAVKSSDFKATGNWTGLRYVDANAYLPAKTILFCIAVICALLFFATLWRRTWQLPVIGFGLMVLSAILIGGLYPAIVQKFQVQPNEQAKESPYVEKNLEATRKAYGIGGTNVREYPGVSKTQDKTKLRDDVAGAASLRLLDPNIVSPTFQQLQQMKNYYGFPSNLDVDRYKSKDGTAQDTVIGLRELNLDGIPKNNWINDHFRYTHGYGVVAAKGTEADDQGRPKFTESDLPSKGSLGKYEQRIYYGEKTTQYSIVGGPQKEIDYSDDDGEKTTSYRGKSGVNLSNPLNRAAYAVSFGEPQMLYSGAIGEGSRILYNRTPKERVEAVAPWLTIDGDAYPAVVGNRIQWIVDAYTTTNGYPYASRTTLGDTTADSLTAKNNQRAVVAQQNQVNYIRNSVKATVDAYTGDVKLYEWDTKDPVLKTWRKAFPDTVKDKSEISAALMDHLRYPQDLFKVQRELLTRYHVKDAETFLSGSEVWQVPDDPTNQTSSAVPPYYLSMKMPGQKTQDFSLTTSFNPNGRDNLSAFMSVNAEAGTDDYGKIRILKMPSSTTVDGPKQVQSKFNSNEAIAEQIRLLKGGDSEVDYGNLLTVPLDGGLLYVEPVYVKGGGLKYPLLKKVLVTYGNKIAFEDTLDKALNVVFGTADKSPPEPPDKGEKPEKPDKPDKEKPPATGSPDLQKAIDDAQKAIDEGKEALKNDDWEAYGKAQQKLQDALQRAEDAQSKPSGSGDGKGSDGSSDGTDKKPDKDADKGGGDSG; encoded by the coding sequence ATGCCGGACCGCGGCGGAGGCCCGACGGGGCCACGGATCAGAGTGGGCCGACCGTCCCGTCGTGTCCGGACCCTGCTCATGACGCTCGGCGTCCTGGCCGTCCTTGCCATGGCGTTCGTCATGTTCGCGGGATTCTGGACGGACTGGCTCTGGTACCGCTCCGTGGGCTATTCATCCGTTTTCACCACGACCCTGTGGACCAAGATCGGCCTGTTCTTCGTCTTCGGCCTGATCATGGCGGCCGCAGTCGGGGTGAACATCTGGCTGGCGCACCGGCTGCGCCCGCCGCTGAGCGCCATGTCGATGGAGCAGCAGAGCCTCGACCGGTACCGCATGGCGATCGCGCCCTACAAGAAGTGGCTGCTGATCGGCATCACCGCTCTTGTCGGCCTGATCGCGGGCGCGTCCGCCGCCGGTCAGTGGCGCACCTGGCTGATGTGGGTCAACGGCGTCCCCTTCCACCAGAAGGACCCCCAGTTCCATCTGGACGTGGCCTTCTTCGCCTTCGACCTGCCCTGGTACCGCTTCCTGCTGGGCTTCGGCTTCGCCGCCGCGGTGCTCTCGGTGATCGCCGCCGCCCTGACGCACTACCTGTACGGCGGACTGCGCATCACCAGCCCCGGCGGGCGGGCCACCGCCGCCGCCACCGGGCACCTCTCGGTGCTCATCGGCATCTTCGTGGCCCTGAAGGCGGTCGCGTACTGGCTCGACCGGTACGGCCTCGCGGTGAAGTCCAGTGACTTCAAGGCCACGGGTAACTGGACGGGCCTGCGCTACGTCGACGCGAACGCCTACCTCCCGGCGAAGACCATCCTGTTCTGCATCGCCGTCATCTGCGCGCTGCTGTTCTTCGCGACGCTGTGGCGGCGCACCTGGCAGCTGCCGGTCATCGGCTTCGGCCTGATGGTGCTCTCCGCGATCCTCATCGGCGGCCTGTACCCGGCCATCGTGCAGAAGTTCCAGGTCCAGCCCAACGAGCAGGCCAAGGAGTCGCCGTACGTCGAGAAGAACCTCGAGGCGACCCGCAAGGCGTACGGCATCGGCGGCACGAACGTCAGGGAGTACCCCGGCGTCAGCAAGACCCAGGACAAGACGAAGCTGCGCGACGACGTCGCCGGCGCCGCGAGCCTGCGCCTGCTGGACCCGAACATCGTCTCGCCGACGTTCCAGCAGCTCCAGCAGATGAAGAACTACTACGGCTTCCCGTCGAACCTCGACGTCGACCGGTACAAGTCCAAGGACGGCACGGCCCAGGACACCGTCATCGGCCTGCGCGAGCTGAATCTCGACGGCATCCCGAAGAACAACTGGATCAACGACCACTTCCGCTACACCCATGGGTACGGCGTGGTCGCGGCCAAGGGCACCGAGGCCGACGACCAGGGACGCCCGAAGTTCACCGAGTCCGACCTGCCGTCCAAGGGCAGCCTCGGCAAGTACGAGCAGCGGATCTACTACGGCGAGAAGACCACGCAGTACTCGATCGTCGGCGGTCCCCAGAAGGAGATCGACTACTCCGACGACGACGGCGAGAAGACGACCAGTTACCGGGGCAAGAGCGGCGTCAACCTCTCCAACCCGCTCAACAGGGCGGCGTACGCGGTGTCGTTCGGCGAACCGCAGATGCTGTACTCCGGAGCGATCGGTGAGGGCTCACGGATCCTGTACAACCGCACGCCCAAGGAACGCGTCGAGGCGGTGGCTCCTTGGCTGACCATCGACGGCGACGCCTACCCGGCGGTCGTCGGCAACAGGATCCAGTGGATCGTCGACGCGTACACCACGACGAACGGCTATCCGTACGCCTCGCGCACCACGCTCGGCGACACCACGGCGGACTCGCTGACGGCGAAGAACAACCAGCGCGCGGTGGTGGCCCAGCAGAACCAGGTCAACTACATCCGCAACTCGGTGAAGGCGACCGTCGACGCCTACACCGGAGACGTCAAGCTCTACGAGTGGGACACCAAGGACCCCGTCCTCAAGACGTGGCGCAAGGCGTTCCCGGACACCGTCAAGGACAAGAGCGAGATCTCCGCGGCCCTGATGGACCACCTGCGGTATCCGCAGGACCTGTTCAAGGTGCAGCGCGAACTGCTCACCCGCTACCACGTGAAGGACGCCGAGACGTTCCTGAGCGGCAGCGAGGTGTGGCAGGTGCCGGACGACCCGACGAACCAGACGTCGAGCGCCGTCCCGCCGTACTACCTGAGCATGAAGATGCCCGGTCAGAAGACGCAGGACTTCTCACTGACGACGTCCTTCAATCCCAACGGCCGGGACAACCTGAGTGCCTTCATGTCGGTCAACGCCGAGGCGGGGACCGATGACTACGGCAAGATCAGAATCTTGAAGATGCCGTCGAGCACGACGGTCGACGGGCCCAAACAGGTCCAGAGCAAGTTCAACTCCAACGAAGCGATCGCGGAACAGATCAGACTTCTCAAGGGCGGCGACTCCGAAGTCGACTACGGGAATCTGCTCACCGTGCCGTTGGACGGAGGACTGCTCTACGTAGAACCCGTCTACGTCAAGGGTGGCGGGCTGAAGTATCCGCTCCTGAAGAAGGTCCTCGTCACCTACGGCAACAAGATCGCCTTCGAGGACACCTTGGACAAGGCGCTCAACGTGGTCTTCGGTACGGCGGACAAGTCGCCTCCCGAGCCACCGGACAAGGGCGAGAAGCCCGAGAAGCCCGACAAGCCCGACAAGGAGAAGCCACCGGCGACCGGGAGCCCGGATCTCCAGAAGGCCATCGACGACGCCCAGAAGGCGATCGACGAAGGCAAGGAGGCCCTCAAGAACGACGACTGGGAGGCCTACGGCAAGGCGCAGCAGAAGCTGCAGGACGCCTTGCAGCGGGCCGAGGACGCCCAGAGCAAGCCGTCGGGCAGTGGGGACGGCAAGGGGTCGGACGGATCATCGGACGGGACGGACAAGAAGCCTGACAAGGATGCCGACAAGGGCGGCGGAGACAGCGGCTAG
- a CDS encoding PPA1309 family protein: MPNVSSSGPPMAASPLTRAVLEIDDYVAGLGWDQPARLFALVDTARLRVQEPTLADRLGLADAAAAAPLTPIEQEELPAGSPLDEFLGTIAWPDSVAGCALSVERLMLPPSAEASVPDGMSEKQLAKWVAEHPERQEVRMTVAVLRDGARESALRLREKDAATDVLTGSDLVPGLAEALAATFAE; the protein is encoded by the coding sequence ATGCCCAACGTTTCCTCCTCCGGCCCACCGATGGCCGCGAGTCCCCTCACCCGTGCAGTGCTCGAAATCGACGACTATGTCGCAGGTCTCGGCTGGGATCAGCCCGCACGGCTCTTCGCACTCGTCGACACCGCACGGCTCCGCGTACAGGAGCCGACCCTGGCGGACCGCCTCGGCCTGGCCGACGCCGCGGCCGCCGCGCCCCTGACCCCCATCGAGCAGGAGGAGCTGCCCGCGGGCTCCCCGCTCGACGAGTTCCTCGGCACCATCGCCTGGCCCGACTCGGTCGCGGGCTGTGCCCTGAGCGTGGAGCGCCTGATGCTCCCGCCGTCCGCGGAGGCGTCCGTTCCGGACGGTATGAGCGAGAAGCAGCTCGCGAAGTGGGTGGCCGAGCACCCCGAGCGCCAGGAGGTCCGCATGACCGTCGCGGTGCTGCGTGACGGCGCCCGCGAGTCGGCGCTGCGGCTGCGCGAGAAGGACGCGGCGACGGACGTCCTCACCGGCTCGGACCTGGTGCCGGGGCTCGCGGAAGCACTGGCGGCGACGTTCGCGGAGTAG
- a CDS encoding tetratricopeptide repeat protein, with protein sequence MRHRNAAEAGDVDAMSVLGSLLLRRGDLDGAESLLRAATAAGDRAAANNLGVLLHQRGYVDEAAGWWRIAAVAGSAAAAHALGRHHRERGDEPAAEYWLRQSAEQGHTLGAYALADLLEHRGDVGAERWMRTAAERGHREAAYRLARALDKRAEREGPGDSGVRTGTGLRPALSALSGQPGRPGQPGQSGRPGAGGRIDGARPGLVRPDMGARMGNMRPAGGSRAGDARSDNGHKDGVRAGGADARRGGDRGLSLTDEAEQWYRQAAARGHRRAALHLGAILERRGDLKEAGRWYLTSAKDGEARAACALGFLLRDAGDEENAAAWWLRAAQDGDGNAANALGALHAERGETQTAERWYRAAMDAGDNNGAYNLGLLCAEQKRTAQADQWYRRAAYAGHREAANALAVLLLQGGDAAGAEPWFSKAAEAGSVDAAFNLGILYASRGDDAAALKWYERAAAAGHTDAALQVGTARLREGDEREAERHLRCAAGGGSAEAAYRLGTVLDARRPPAGPPALGEPAAQKTECEEWYERAAEQGHRRAQVRVGMLAAGRGDVVEAARWYRLAAEAGSRNGAFNLGLLLAREGSEPEAALWWTRAADAGHGRAALRLALLYARRGQLTEGQRWASRAVELGPAEVAERAARLREALRQELTA encoded by the coding sequence ATGCGACACCGGAACGCGGCCGAGGCCGGAGACGTGGACGCGATGAGCGTTCTCGGCAGCCTGCTGCTGCGCCGCGGTGATCTCGACGGTGCCGAATCCTTGCTGCGGGCCGCGACCGCGGCCGGTGACCGAGCCGCCGCCAACAACCTCGGCGTCCTTCTGCACCAGCGTGGATATGTCGATGAAGCGGCAGGATGGTGGCGCATCGCAGCCGTCGCCGGTTCCGCCGCGGCGGCCCACGCGCTGGGCCGCCACCACCGCGAGCGCGGCGACGAGCCCGCCGCCGAGTACTGGCTCCGGCAGTCCGCCGAGCAGGGCCACACGCTGGGGGCGTACGCCCTCGCCGACCTCCTGGAGCACCGCGGTGACGTGGGCGCCGAGCGCTGGATGCGCACGGCGGCCGAGCGGGGTCACCGCGAGGCGGCGTACCGCCTGGCGCGGGCGCTCGACAAGCGCGCGGAGCGCGAGGGGCCGGGGGATTCCGGCGTCCGGACCGGGACCGGTCTGCGGCCCGCGCTGTCGGCACTGTCCGGTCAGCCGGGCCGGCCGGGCCAGCCGGGTCAGTCCGGGCGCCCCGGTGCGGGCGGGCGGATCGACGGTGCGCGGCCCGGTCTCGTGCGCCCTGACATGGGGGCGCGCATGGGGAACATGCGCCCTGCCGGTGGCTCGCGCGCGGGTGACGCGCGCTCTGACAACGGACACAAGGACGGTGTCCGCGCGGGCGGCGCCGACGCCCGGCGCGGCGGCGACCGAGGCCTCTCGCTCACCGACGAGGCGGAGCAGTGGTACCGGCAGGCGGCCGCGCGCGGGCACCGGCGGGCCGCCCTGCACCTCGGCGCGATCCTGGAGCGGCGGGGCGACCTCAAGGAGGCCGGGCGCTGGTACCTGACGTCGGCCAAGGACGGCGAGGCGCGCGCCGCCTGCGCGCTCGGCTTCCTGCTGCGCGACGCGGGCGACGAGGAGAACGCCGCCGCATGGTGGCTGCGGGCCGCCCAGGACGGCGACGGGAACGCCGCCAACGCCCTGGGCGCGCTGCACGCCGAGCGCGGCGAGACCCAGACCGCCGAGCGCTGGTACCGCGCGGCCATGGACGCGGGTGACAACAACGGCGCGTACAACCTCGGCCTGCTCTGCGCCGAGCAGAAGCGCACCGCGCAGGCCGACCAGTGGTACCGCCGCGCCGCCTACGCCGGGCACCGCGAGGCGGCCAACGCGCTCGCCGTGCTGCTGCTCCAGGGCGGCGACGCGGCCGGCGCCGAGCCGTGGTTCTCCAAGGCCGCGGAGGCCGGCAGCGTGGACGCGGCGTTCAACCTCGGGATCCTGTACGCGAGTCGGGGGGACGACGCCGCGGCCCTCAAGTGGTACGAGCGAGCCGCCGCCGCCGGGCACACCGACGCCGCCCTCCAGGTCGGCACGGCGCGGCTGCGCGAGGGCGACGAGCGGGAGGCCGAGCGGCACCTGCGGTGCGCGGCGGGCGGCGGCAGCGCCGAGGCGGCGTACCGGCTCGGCACCGTGCTCGACGCGCGGCGTCCGCCCGCAGGGCCGCCCGCGCTCGGGGAGCCCGCGGCGCAGAAGACCGAGTGCGAGGAGTGGTACGAGCGCGCGGCCGAGCAGGGGCACCGGCGGGCCCAGGTCCGGGTCGGGATGCTCGCGGCGGGCCGCGGCGACGTGGTCGAGGCCGCGCGCTGGTACCGGCTCGCGGCGGAGGCCGGGAGCCGGAACGGGGCGTTCAACCTGGGGCTGCTGCTCGCCCGTGAGGGCAGTGAGCCGGAGGCGGCGCTCTGGTGGACCCGGGCCGCCGACGCGGGGCACGGGCGCGCGGCGCTGCGGCTCGCCCTGCTGTACGCGCGGCGGGGGCAGCTCACCGAGGGGCAGCGGTGGGCCTCCCGGGCCGTGGAGCTCGGGCCTGCGGAGGTCGCCGAGCGCGCCGCGCGGTTGCGCGAGGCGCTGCGGCAGGAGCTGACTGCGTAG
- a CDS encoding Fur family transcriptional regulator, translated as MSDLLERLRGRGWRMTAQRRVVAEVLDGEHVHLTADEVHARAVDKLPEISRATVYNTLGELVSLGEVLEVSTDRRAKRYDPNAHRPHQHLVCAHCGAIRDVHPTGNPLSALPDSERFGFTISDVEVTYRGVCPNCAAAA; from the coding sequence ATGAGTGACCTGTTGGAACGACTGCGCGGACGCGGCTGGCGCATGACCGCGCAGCGGCGTGTCGTGGCCGAGGTCCTCGACGGAGAGCACGTGCATCTGACGGCGGACGAGGTCCACGCCCGCGCCGTCGACAAGCTGCCGGAGATCTCCCGGGCGACCGTCTACAACACCCTGGGCGAGCTGGTCTCGCTCGGCGAGGTCCTCGAGGTCTCGACGGACCGCAGAGCCAAGCGGTACGACCCGAACGCGCACCGGCCGCACCAGCACCTGGTGTGCGCCCACTGCGGCGCCATCCGCGACGTGCACCCGACGGGGAATCCGCTGTCGGCCCTGCCCGACTCGGAGCGCTTCGGCTTCACGATCTCGGACGTGGAGGTCACGTACCGGGGCGTGTGCCCGAACTGCGCGGCAGCGGCCTAG
- a CDS encoding CBS domain-containing protein: protein MLVRDAMSTMVLTIGPAHTLRQAARLMSARRVGAAVVLDPDTYGLGILTERDVLISLGLGQDPDTETAGTHTTTDVVFAAPTWTLEDAADAMSHGGFRHLIVLDGDEPVGIVSVRDIIRCWAPIRREAVTMA from the coding sequence ATGCTCGTCCGCGACGCCATGAGCACGATGGTCCTCACCATCGGCCCCGCCCACACCCTCCGGCAGGCCGCCCGGCTGATGTCGGCCCGCCGCGTCGGCGCGGCCGTCGTCCTCGACCCCGACACCTACGGCCTCGGCATCCTGACCGAGCGCGACGTCCTCATCTCCCTCGGCCTCGGCCAGGACCCGGACACCGAGACCGCGGGCACGCACACGACGACCGACGTCGTCTTCGCCGCGCCGACCTGGACCCTGGAGGACGCCGCCGACGCGATGTCGCACGGCGGGTTCCGGCACCTCATCGTGCTCGACGGCGACGAGCCGGTGGGCATCGTCTCCGTGCGCGACATCATCCGCTGCTGGGCACCGATACGCCGCGAGGCCGTGACCATGGCTTGA